Genomic window (Streptococcus suis S735):
TTGCCCCCATGGCTAGAACGACTGTCTTTGTCTCCAAAACACCATCCTCAGTAATCACTTTCTTAATTTGTCCTTCTTCCTCAATACGGACTAGGGTGCCAAAAATATGGTCCACACCGAATTTTTCCAAGGGTTCAAACATTTTTTCAGCCAAGGCTGGACCTGAAATATGGTCATAGCCTGGATAGTTTTCAATTTCCGCGGTATTGTTCATCTGACCACCATAAATACCACGTTCCAAAAGAGCTACCTTTAAATTGCTACGCCCTGCATAAAGAGCTGCAGTCATCCCCGCAGGACCCGCACCAATTACAACTGTATCGTACATATACTTTTTCCTTCTACGCTTTAAACATTAATAAGATTCCCACTACTCCAAAGGCTGCAATGGGAATTGTCATCACATTAATCATCAACAAATCAAACAAGAAATCTTGTCGTTCTTGCAAGGTTTTATCCACACCCTTTGTCGCACGCCAGATAAACCAGACCAGACTAGAAGTGATAATCAACAAGGAAGCTAT
Coding sequences:
- a CDS encoding DUF4059 family protein; its protein translation is MLQNILSFYLQGLLIASLLIITSSLVWFIWRATKGVDKTLQERQDFLFDLLMINVMTIPIAAFGVVGILLMFKA